TCCGATTCTCCATTAGGATGCCTTCGCCATAGGGCCGTGTAGGACTTCCAACCATTCTTTTCTGTCCGATTTGTTCAGCAATTGCCTACGAAGCAACTCCCGGCTTCTTCTCAACTTATTCTTAAGATTGCCTATCGGGATTCCGGTTTTCTCAGTGATTTCCTCGTAGCTCAATTCTCCGAAATATCTAAGATCCAAAAGTTCTTTCTCTTCGGCGGGAAGTTCGTCCAGAGCTTCCAGGACTTCTTTTCTCCACCCGTCTCCATTAGCCGGCGTCGCTCTTGTGATTTCGGCGTTGAGTTCCGTGCCGGTCAAATCCTTCTTTCTCAGGATCCGATCCGAATGCTTGAGTACGAGTCTTCGGAGAAGAAACGGGAAAGCTTCCGGCTGTCTGAGATTCGGTAGAACCTTCCAGGCCTCCAAGAAGACTTCCTGGCTCAGGTCTTCCGCTTTCGCCTCATCCCGAATTCTTTTCGAGGCCTGGGCACTCACATATTTTTCGAAACGGGTCATGAGCTCGTTGAACGCCGGTTCTTCGCCTTGGGAAGCTTCCTTGACTAGTACTGTAAAATCGCGCATATCTGTTAGAGGGTCCCAAATTGTATTTCGGGGTGTACGAAATGGAACAATTTTTCCGTTTGATACTGCCGGACCGAAGTCTAGATTGGAACCCTGTCCGGTTCTAGGGTTTAGGAGAATATCTTAACCTGAGGATTTGTAGGAGTTCCAACATGAGATACGCACATCCGATCAAAAGAATCATCGCACAATTTCTGGACTTTTTTCTCGGTTTTCTTTATGCCATGTGGGTACCGGTCTTTTTCGCGGGACTCGTGATCGATTCGCCCCGGTTTAGAGAAAATGAATCCGTAAGGGAGCTGGTTTTAATCGGTTCCGCATCGGTTTATCCGCTTCTAAATCTGTTTCTCGTCAGTTCTAGATTCCGTGGATCCATAGGTAAAATTCTCATGAGGATCCAAATTACCGATTTGGAAGGAAATCGGATCGGTTTCTTAAAAGCGTTTGCTCGCACCGTTTTTAAAGCAGTCTCGGCTAGTTTATTTTTGATCCCGTGGATGGTTGCATTCTTCGATTCGCGAAAGCAAACCGTTCACGATAAAATCGTAGATACTCTGGTTTTGGAAAAGTAAGTTAGATGCGCTCCGATCATCGCCCTTGGAAAGTTCCTTCGTCTCCATGGAGAATGAAGCAGGTCTGGGAGGATCTACTCTTCGCTCATTGGTCGGTGCCCGTTTCCATATTAAGACCTCTAGTTCCAAAGCAATTGGAGATCGATATGTATCACGGCCAGACATGGATAGGAGTCGTGCCTTTTCATATGAGCGGAATTCGAATGCATTATTTGCCGGAGATTCCTTTCACCTCCCGATTTGCAGAGATAAACGTAAGGGTCTATGTAACTCTGGATGGAAAGCCGGGAGTATATTTCTTCAGCCTAGATGCGGCGAATTATTTGGCTGTAAAAGTCGCGAGAGCCTTTTATTATCTTCCCTATTATTATGCGAAGTTTAATATTCTTTCCGATAAGAATCGGATTCATTACGATTCTTCCAGATATCCTTTGGGTGATCGATTCCGTTTTTTAGGAGAATATCGTCCTGAAAGCGATGTTTACAATGCGGAGAAGGGGAGCCTGGAATATTGGTTAACGGAAAGATATTGTTTGTATTCGAATCGAAAGGATAGAATTTATCGTTGCGAGATACTTCATGAACCATGGCCTCTACAGAAGGCTTCTGCGGAAATCCGAACCAATACGATGGTGGATTTGCCGGGGTTTAGGCTGCCGGATACTTCTCCTCTTTTGCATTTTTCCAAGAGGATAGAAGTGATTACTTGGGGGCTGGAAAGGGTGATATAATATTCTATTTATTTGATATTATCGCGAAAAGAGATCCATTCTTTCGGGAGTCGATTCGAAAAATCGGTATTTCGATGGGCCTCGTAAAATTCCTTCTCTCCTAAATCCAGAAAGGTCCCCGGAAAAACTTTGCCTCCTAATCTTCCTTTTGCCGCCAATTCTCGAAAGGTATCCGATAGATCGTAGTATTTGTCGGGAGAAATTGAGGACAGACAAGAAGCTTTCATCCAAGAAAGTCCCAAATAAAAATATCCGCCTTTCTCGAAACTTACTTTGCCTTCCGAAAGCGAAAGACCCGTGTAGGATTGTGTAGGATCGGATTCTGCCAGAAAAAGGATGCAGTCGAAATTCCCTTTTTCCTCTTCGTTCGGCCAAGGAGAGAAAGACGGGGCCGCGAAGAATAGAAAGTCCGGATTGATCACCAGGAAATCGTCCTTTAGATTCCAATATCTATGGATACCGGTACGGATTCCCCCTCCGGTTCCTAGTATGTCCGGCTTTTCCTCCGAGATATCCAGTTTGAATTCGGAGAACCCTCGTAATTCTTCGCGGATCTTGTCTCCCAAATAATGGACGTTTACGACGGCTTCTTTTATTCCCCAATATTTTCCCCAAAATAAGGAGTAGTAAATAAGAGGTATATTATATACTTTTAATAGCGGTTTGGGTAGGTTTTTCGTTAATTCCTTCATGCGGGTGCCGAATCCCGCTCCAGGAAAGAATGCCCTTCGGACCAAAGTTAAATCCTCGATCCGGATCTAAAGGATTCGCTCGCCAAAAGTTCCTTCTTGAGCAAATGAAAGAACAGAAAGAGTTGGTCCGGAAAAAGTCCTACTTGGACGATCTCGAGTAGATTGTCCAAGCAATTCAGAATGCTCACCCTGTATTTATCCTGTTTCTTATCAGCAACTAACATAAAATAGGATCCGAGAGCCTTATAGGATCTTTGTAAACATTGCAGATAATAGCATTCCTTCGGTTTAGGATATTGTGCGGTCGTGGACTTTAGAAACAAAAGGAAAAGCCCTTGGCGCATCGCGAAAGGAATCGGTCTGTAAGCGTCGTAAAGAAGGCTTGCTAAGTCGTAGAACGGCGTACCCATTCTGGCATCCTGGAAATCTATGAGGGTTAGCTTTCCTTCGGGAGACAACATGATATTGCGAGCGTGAAAATCCCTATGGCAGAATACCTTCTCCTTGTATTCGGAAAGAAAACCGGAGGCCTCTTCCAGGAAGAATTTTACCTCCGGTCTTAGTCTAGTCTTAATTCCGAACATTTCGGAGAATCTTTCGAAGGAGGAATAGGTAAATTGATTCTCGAAGTTTAATTTTTCGTAATCGAACTCCCTTCCCGAAACGGGCGGCTCAGGCCTTAGCTTTTGCAAGGAAATCAGTAATTGTATGGCTTGAACCAGCAGGTCCCTGTAAGTCGCGTCGTCCGTAACCGAGCTTAGATCCGAATCGCCCTCGTCCGAGAGTAGGATCAATTTGTTGAGTACATCGGTTCGAAAGATTTTGGGAACATGGAAGCCGTGGTGTTCCAGGAAGCTTCCGATTTCGATGAAGTCGTGTTGGAAGACCCCGTCCTTGCACAGGATTTTGGTATCTCCGTCCGGATAGGTCACTCTGTAATATCTTCTGGCGGAGGCTTCGGGAGTGAGTAAGTCCACCTTGTCCGGAAATTTACCGTCTTGGATCAGAAAGCGAAGATCTATTTCTCCTAGTACTTCGTTCATAGCCTCTTTCGGCTAGTTCTGCAATTTGTCAGGAAAGACCAAGCGGAATTCGGCGCCTTTTTCGGGTTCCGATTCGATTTCGATCCGGATCCCGAAGATATCGGCGATCTCCTTTGCGACAAACATTCCCAATCCCGTTCCTTGACCGGTCTTCTTGGTGGTGAAATAGGGTTGAAAAATCTTTCGCATGGTTTCCTGGCTCATGCCGACTCCGTTATCGCTGATCTTGACCATAGGATGACGGTTCTTTTCGATCACTGAAATTTCTATTCTTCCCTTATTCTCTGTAGCGTCGGCGGAATTTAGGAAAATATTGGAGAAGAGGAGGCTTAATTGATCCGAGTTGGAGTTCACGAGCATCTTCTCCGAAGATCTCTGGAAAACGATTTCACAATATTTTAAACGAGTGGTCTTACGAAATACTTCGATTACGGATTCCACGACTTCGTTCAGATCCAGCAGTTCTCGATCTCTCGCCAAGTCGCCCGGTTTTCCGAGTTGCAGTAGGTTGAATGTCAGGTTTTTCAGTTTTGTGATCTGATTCCAGGTCACCTGGATTGCCTTGTCTTTGATCGTCTCGTCCGCATCGGGCAATCTTGCGACTTCTATGAATCCCTGTACAGCGGTTAATGCGTTATTGATCTCGTGTCCGATACTGGACGCGATTGTGGTTAGAAAGGCTCTTCTTTCCGCGTCTATCAACTTTTCGGAAATGATGTTTTTCTGGGTGATATCCCTCGCGATTCCGGTGTAGTAAGTCTTACCGTTCAGCTCGTAACGGCAAACGGAGATGTCGAAATTGATTTTTTCCCCGGTTCTGCTGATCAATTCCGCGTTATGCAATCTTGCTATATTATGCCCGGTCCTGCGATTGATCAGATGTTGGATCCTTTCCAGGTAAGTTTTCCGATTTTCCTCCGAAATAAGAAGGGAAATTTTCTGCCCTATGATATCGCCTTCTTCGTAGCCGAAATTGCGTATCGTCGCTTCGTTGGCTCCGTGTATCACAAGATCGTCGTCGAGAGTGATGACGCAATCGCCGGTGGTTTCCAGAATTAGACTATTGCGATAATTCAAATCCTTGGATTGTTGGGCTAGATGGGTTTTCTCCCTTACAGCCTTTAAGATCTTTTTGGATTTTCTATCCCTTTCCTCTTTTTCCCTTCTCGCGTTTTCCAATGCGGCAAGAATGTTTTGCCTACTTACGGGTTTGTAAATATAATCGAAAACTCTGTTTCGAAGAGCCTCTTCGGCAGTATGCAATTGGGGATTTCCGGTAATTAAGATAACCGGAATATTAGAATTATATTTTTTAATTTCTCTTGCGACTTCGATTCCGTCTTTTCCCGCCATGAGAATATCGGAGATGACGATATCTACCTGCTGGTCCCTTACGATCCGCATCGCGGAATCGAAATCCTCGGCTAGAAAAACGTGATAGCCTTCGCGGGAGATTACCCTTTCCAAGGCGGTACGTATCTCCGCCTCGTCGTCTATCACTAATACGTTGGGATTCCCCCGAGTCGTCATTTAGCCCTGCGATAAAAATTCGTCATACCTTGCCTACTGGAACGCGAATCGTGACCTTGGTCCCTTGTCCGGGATTGGACTCCAGATAAATGGAGCCTCCGTGATCGGTAATGATTCTTTGGGAGATGGTTAACCCTAGTCCGGTTCCTTGCTTCGTGTCGTGTAGAGAGGTAAAAATGCCTTCTCCACGACCTCGGCGCTCATTCCTGGACCATTATCTTGAATGGTAAAACTTACCGTCTCTCCGTTCAAATATAATTCTTTTCTCGCCGAAACTTGAATTAAAGGGGCGGCCGGCTTATGTTCCATTTCGGAAATCGCGTTAACGGCGTTCACGAGACAGTTGATGAGCACCTGCTCTATCTCCTGCCAGGCGACCAGAATCTGAGGCAGCTCCGGACTGGTAACGCGTTTCAATTCGATGCCGTTCTTCTTGCAACTTACCTCGATGAGTTCGCAGGCTCTGAGAAGAATGAAGTACGGCGAAACCAACTCCTTCTTCCTTGGGGCTCTTCTTCCCAGATCCAAAAGGCCCTTGATCAAATCTCGGATTCTTAGAGCGGCTCCCTCGATTCTTCTGTACACTTTTTTTCTTTCGTCCGCATCCTGATCTTCGTGTTCTATCAGATCTTCCAGATAGAGAAGGCTGGATTGTAGGGGGTTATTTACTTCGTGAGCGATCCCCGCTGCGATTTCTCCTATAGATGCGAATTTCGCCGTCTCGTACAATTGTCTATCCAATAATTTCGTTTGAGTGACGTCTGAGAATACGAGCATCGCCGCGACGGGCAAATCCTGGTATTTTTTGAGAGGGAGGAATTTTATGGAAAAATAATTTTCTTCCTCCCCTAAGAGAGCCATGGAGAGATCGAAATAAACCGCTCTTTGGATTTGGAGGCATTCTTCCAACTTGGCTCGGATTCCTTTTTCCTCCTCTTCCGAGAATAGTTTGGGGAAATCATCTCCTACATCTACGTTTAAGAATTGGAATAGGAAGAATTTTAGGATCGGAGCCACTTCCAGAACTTTACCTTCAGGATCCAATATTACGATTCCGTTATTCATGGATGCGAAAAGATTCCGCAATTTTATTTCGGAAGCGCGTATGAGCTCTTCGTTCTTCTTTTGTTCCGTGATATCGAGTAGAAGTAGGATCGTTCCGATCCTGTTCCCGTAATCATCTTTTAAGGAAGAAGAAGCTAGAAGAAAAGGTACTTCTCGTCTGCCTCGAATCGTGATCCTGGTTTCCGCCCTGGAACCGAGAAGGATCATATCCATCGCTTCGGGTTCCAATTTGAGTAGATCTCTTACTTGGATTCCTAAGATTTCTTCCCTAGGAATTCCCAATAAGGTGCTTAAATTATTATTCGCGTAGGTAATAAAACCTTCGTCGTCCGTGGAAAGTAAGGGGACCTCCAAGGAATTCAATAAAGCTCCTTGGAATTGTAGTAACTTAGCCGTTTCTCTTTTTTGTTTTTCTATGCGTAGGTATTGCAAAGAGGAGAGAAGGTCCTCCACGATCTCGAAGTAAAGATAATTCTCGCCCGAATCAAAGGCCATATTCTCTTTGGATATGATTTCGATTCCTCCGATGATCTTTCCTTCTTCTCTGATGATAAGGCTGAGAGAACGTCTAAAATCTTTTGTTAATAGGGTATCTTCCCACTCCGGATAGATCCGCGTGCCGAATTCGTAGATATGGAATTGTTCCTTTCCGTCCAGCAATGTGGAGAAAGGTGAGGAATGCTTTCTTTCTTCCCAGGCAGACTCTAAAATTTTTCTCCATTTGGAGTCCAGATCGGATTGGATGAGAATCTGATCCGAATCGTCCTCTCTTCTATGAAATCCCCATACCAAACTGTAGTGAGGATTCTCCTTTAAGGTATCGCAGATCTTCTGGAATAAGGTGGTTTCGGAACTCAGACGCAGAGATCTTAGATTCAATTTTAAGAGTCGAAGTGTTCTAAGGATGCTTTGTAGATAATAAAGTCTAAGCTCGATCTCTCTGATTTCTGATCTCTGATAGATATGAAAAATGAGCGGGGACTTGGGAGCGTCGGAAAAAACGTTGATCGTAAAATCGGCGAGTAGTTGAACTCCGTCCTTTTTCCTTAGGTTCCAGAGAAGGGAGATACCCAATTCTTCCGCACCATTTCCGTGGTTGCCGATACTATCCGGGCGGGAAAGAAGCTGGCTGAGTCCTAAGCCGGCTAATTCTTCCCTGGAATATCCTAGTATGCTTGCCGCTTTCGGATTGGATCCGAGTATACTATAGGTCCCGGGTTCCAGGATCAGGATTCCTTCCTGAGCGGGAAAGAAAGCCTTTTCAATCAGCTGAATGAGCTCCGAGTTATCCATGGGATATTCTTACTATATCGGATTTCCGCCCAAAGGAATTGATTTGGATTCCTTGCTATCTCTTGCCGGAACCGAAAACAATGCCTAAATAGATGGAATTTATCTACGAACTGCTTCTGAATAATTACACCAAACAAAAAGTCAAGTTCATGGAGAAAGAATTAGGTTTCGAACCTCTTTATGTGGACTTAGGCGGACATAAAATATTCTATTTACGGCGCAGGGCTTCCGATTCTTCCGGCAAAACTTTCTTGTTCGTGCACGGACTCTTGGACTCCGCCACCGGTTTCCGCAAATTGGCTCCCTATTTGCGGAAGGATTATGACATTCTTGTTCCGGATATTCCGGGATTCGGCTGGAGTATACTACCGAAAGTGCGGTATCTCTACCAAGTCGACGTATTTGCGGAGTTGATTTATAACTCTATCCGCAAATTGGATCTACGAAATTTCGTTATAGGCGGTCATTCTATGGGAGCCCTGATTGCAATGATGATCGCAATCAGAGATTCGACCAGGGAAGAAAGAATTAAAAAACTCCTCTTACTTGCTCCGGGGGGAATACCGCATCCTAAACGGGACGAAATGAGAGAGTTACTTTTT
The sequence above is a segment of the Leptospira wolffii serovar Khorat str. Khorat-H2 genome. Coding sequences within it:
- a CDS encoding alpha/beta hydrolase; this translates as MEKELGFEPLYVDLGGHKIFYLRRRASDSSGKTFLFVHGLLDSATGFRKLAPYLRKDYDILVPDIPGFGWSILPKVRYLYQVDVFAELIYNSIRKLDLRNFVIGGHSMGALIAMMIAIRDSTREERIKKLLLLAPGGIPHPKRDEMRELLFPNKPQDMDRLFASLYKENVPKLGWLAKKALLSQWNNLPHRYLTENTLEREKEIFIGSKLSAVKQKALILSGTEDPITDPPMVRKLHGYLKNSKLVWIQGAKHALHFERASEIGNHINSWL
- a CDS encoding phosphotransferase, yielding MNEVLGEIDLRFLIQDGKFPDKVDLLTPEASARRYYRVTYPDGDTKILCKDGVFQHDFIEIGSFLEHHGFHVPKIFRTDVLNKLILLSDEGDSDLSSVTDDATYRDLLVQAIQLLISLQKLRPEPPVSGREFDYEKLNFENQFTYSSFERFSEMFGIKTRLRPEVKFFLEEASGFLSEYKEKVFCHRDFHARNIMLSPEGKLTLIDFQDARMGTPFYDLASLLYDAYRPIPFAMRQGLFLLFLKSTTAQYPKPKECYYLQCLQRSYKALGSYFMLVADKKQDKYRVSILNCLDNLLEIVQVGLFPDQLFLFFHLLKKELLASESFRSGSRI
- a CDS encoding response regulator, which translates into the protein MTTRGNPNVLVIDDEAEIRTALERVISREGYHVFLAEDFDSAMRIVRDQQVDIVISDILMAGKDGIEVAREIKKYNSNIPVILITGNPQLHTAEEALRNRVFDYIYKPVSRQNILAALENARREKEERDRKSKKILKAVREKTHLAQQSKDLNYRNSLILETTGDCVITLDDDLVIHGANEATIRNFGYEEGDIIGQKISLLISEENRKTYLERIQHLINRRTGHNIARLHNAELISRTGEKINFDISVCRYELNGKTYYTGIARDITQKNIISEKLIDAERRAFLTTIASSIGHEINNALTAVQGFIEVARLPDADETIKDKAIQVTWNQITKLKNLTFNLLQLGKPGDLARDRELLDLNEVVESVIEVFRKTTRLKYCEIVFQRSSEKMLVNSNSDQLSLLFSNIFLNSADATENKGRIEISVIEKNRHPMVKISDNGVGMSQETMRKIFQPYFTTKKTGQGTGLGMFVAKEIADIFGIRIEIESEPEKGAEFRLVFPDKLQN
- a CDS encoding RDD family protein, with the translated sequence MRYAHPIKRIIAQFLDFFLGFLYAMWVPVFFAGLVIDSPRFRENESVRELVLIGSASVYPLLNLFLVSSRFRGSIGKILMRIQITDLEGNRIGFLKAFARTVFKAVSASLFLIPWMVAFFDSRKQTVHDKIVDTLVLEK
- a CDS encoding YqjF family protein — its product is MKQVWEDLLFAHWSVPVSILRPLVPKQLEIDMYHGQTWIGVVPFHMSGIRMHYLPEIPFTSRFAEINVRVYVTLDGKPGVYFFSLDAANYLAVKVARAFYYLPYYYAKFNILSDKNRIHYDSSRYPLGDRFRFLGEYRPESDVYNAEKGSLEYWLTERYCLYSNRKDRIYRCEILHEPWPLQKASAEIRTNTMVDLPGFRLPDTSPLLHFSKRIEVITWGLERVI
- a CDS encoding sugar phosphate nucleotidyltransferase; amino-acid sequence: MVRRAFFPGAGFGTRMKELTKNLPKPLLKVYNIPLIYYSLFWGKYWGIKEAVVNVHYLGDKIREELRGFSEFKLDISEEKPDILGTGGGIRTGIHRYWNLKDDFLVINPDFLFFAAPSFSPWPNEEEKGNFDCILFLAESDPTQSYTGLSLSEGKVSFEKGGYFYLGLSWMKASCLSSISPDKYYDLSDTFRELAAKGRLGGKVFPGTFLDLGEKEFYEAHRNTDFSNRLPKEWISFRDNIK
- a CDS encoding RNA polymerase sigma factor; translated protein: MRDFTVLVKEASQGEEPAFNELMTRFEKYVSAQASKRIRDEAKAEDLSQEVFLEAWKVLPNLRQPEAFPFLLRRLVLKHSDRILRKKDLTGTELNAEITRATPANGDGWRKEVLEALDELPAEEKELLDLRYFGELSYEEITEKTGIPIGNLKNKLRRSRELLRRQLLNKSDRKEWLEVLHGPMAKAS